A genomic window from Algoriphagus sp. Y33 includes:
- a CDS encoding valine--tRNA ligase: MSIASKYDPAATEAKWYAYWMEHKLFSSKVDPNKEPYTIVIPPPNVTGVLHMGHMLNNTIQDVLIRRARMQGKNACWVPGTDHASIATETKVVNLLKEQGIDKKSLTREKFLEHAWEWKEKYGGIILEQLKKLGASCDWDRTAFTMDEGLSDAVISVFVDLHKKGKIYRGIRMVNWDPKGKTALSDDEVITKEIASKLYYINYKIEGSENEFLTIATTRPETIMADVAICVNPNDPRFTHLKGKKAIVPLINRAIPIIADEYVDMEFGTGCLKVTPAHDINDYELGLKHKLEVIDILNDDGTLNEKAQILVGEDRFVARKMIAKKLKEVDQLEKIEDYKSNVGHSERTDAVIEPKLSLQWFLKMDEITKPALSSVMDDVIQLYPPKFKNMYRSWMENVRDWCISRQLWWGHRIPAYHLPNGEFVVAKTAKEALAIANEKFDGKFTLSDLQQDEDVLDTWFSSWLWPISVFDPEVFTTGKPNEELKYYYPTNDLVTAPEILFFWVARMIIAGYEYMGEKPFKNVYLTGIVRDKLGRKMSKSLGNSPDPLDLIAQNGADGVRTGMLFSSPAGNDLPYDDKLVEQGRNFANKIWNAFRLVKGWEIDPSLEGSSNASSIEWFENRFNQALVEINEHYEKFRISDALMTTYKLVWGDFCSWYLEMIKPEYQHPIDQATYDKTIVLFEDILKILHPFMPFISEELWHQIKERSVEESLILASWPSEKGYDQQIIEEANQVFEVVSQVRNLRASKGMSPKESLDLTINAKNEGLYGRFEAVLNKLANLSSLNFGEKVTNSLSFVVKSDECFVPMGDSINVEEEKENIRREIDYTKGFLNSVMKKLSNERFVAGAPAQVIEMERKKQADAEGKIKALEESLIKLG; the protein is encoded by the coding sequence ATGTCTATTGCCAGCAAATACGATCCGGCAGCTACCGAAGCCAAGTGGTACGCCTACTGGATGGAGCACAAGCTTTTTTCTTCGAAAGTTGACCCGAATAAAGAACCTTACACCATCGTAATCCCTCCTCCAAACGTCACAGGCGTCTTGCATATGGGACATATGCTGAACAATACCATTCAGGATGTATTGATCCGTCGTGCCAGAATGCAGGGAAAAAATGCCTGCTGGGTTCCCGGAACAGATCATGCTTCGATCGCTACGGAAACGAAAGTGGTGAACTTGCTGAAAGAACAGGGAATCGACAAAAAGTCCCTGACCCGCGAGAAATTCCTAGAACATGCATGGGAATGGAAAGAAAAATACGGAGGAATTATCCTTGAGCAACTCAAAAAATTGGGAGCCTCCTGCGATTGGGACCGAACAGCTTTCACCATGGATGAAGGGCTGAGTGATGCGGTGATCTCCGTGTTTGTAGACCTCCACAAAAAAGGCAAAATATACCGTGGCATCCGTATGGTCAACTGGGATCCTAAAGGGAAAACTGCGCTGTCAGACGACGAGGTGATCACCAAGGAAATCGCTTCCAAACTCTATTACATCAACTATAAGATCGAAGGATCGGAGAATGAATTCCTTACCATCGCTACCACCCGGCCGGAGACAATCATGGCTGATGTGGCGATCTGTGTGAATCCTAATGATCCCCGATTCACTCACTTAAAAGGTAAGAAGGCCATAGTCCCTTTGATCAACCGTGCCATTCCGATCATAGCCGATGAATACGTGGATATGGAATTCGGTACGGGTTGCCTAAAAGTAACTCCTGCCCACGATATCAATGACTATGAACTGGGACTAAAGCACAAGCTGGAAGTGATCGACATCCTGAATGATGACGGAACGCTGAATGAAAAAGCCCAGATTCTAGTGGGAGAAGATCGTTTTGTTGCTAGAAAGATGATCGCCAAAAAGCTGAAAGAAGTAGATCAGTTGGAGAAAATAGAAGATTACAAATCCAATGTGGGACATTCGGAAAGAACAGATGCGGTGATCGAGCCAAAACTTTCTTTGCAGTGGTTTCTGAAAATGGACGAAATCACCAAGCCCGCACTCAGCTCGGTAATGGATGACGTGATCCAGTTATACCCCCCAAAGTTCAAGAACATGTACCGCTCTTGGATGGAAAATGTGCGTGACTGGTGTATTTCCCGTCAACTCTGGTGGGGACACAGAATCCCGGCTTACCACCTTCCTAACGGGGAATTTGTAGTCGCAAAAACTGCTAAGGAAGCCTTGGCCATCGCCAATGAGAAATTTGACGGCAAATTCACCTTATCGGATTTACAGCAGGACGAAGATGTGTTGGACACCTGGTTCAGCTCCTGGCTTTGGCCGATTTCGGTTTTTGATCCGGAGGTCTTCACCACCGGCAAGCCGAATGAAGAATTGAAATATTACTACCCTACGAATGATCTGGTAACTGCACCGGAAATTTTGTTCTTCTGGGTGGCACGTATGATCATTGCCGGATACGAGTATATGGGTGAAAAGCCTTTCAAAAACGTGTACCTAACCGGAATTGTACGGGACAAACTAGGCAGAAAAATGTCCAAGTCTCTGGGCAACTCTCCTGACCCGCTGGATCTGATAGCCCAGAACGGAGCTGATGGGGTACGTACCGGAATGCTGTTCTCCTCTCCTGCCGGCAATGATTTGCCTTATGATGACAAGCTCGTGGAGCAGGGAAGAAACTTTGCCAATAAAATCTGGAACGCTTTCCGTCTGGTAAAAGGCTGGGAAATCGATCCGAGTCTTGAGGGTTCGTCCAATGCCTCAAGTATAGAATGGTTTGAAAACCGGTTCAACCAAGCACTGGTAGAAATCAATGAGCACTATGAGAAATTCAGAATTTCCGATGCGTTGATGACTACCTACAAGCTGGTTTGGGGAGACTTCTGCTCTTGGTACTTGGAGATGATCAAACCCGAATATCAGCATCCAATCGATCAGGCGACCTATGACAAGACCATTGTGCTCTTCGAAGATATCCTGAAAATCCTTCATCCATTTATGCCGTTTATTTCTGAAGAACTATGGCATCAGATTAAGGAAAGATCAGTAGAAGAATCCTTAATCCTGGCTTCTTGGCCATCCGAAAAAGGCTACGATCAGCAAATCATCGAGGAAGCCAATCAGGTCTTTGAGGTAGTTTCTCAGGTACGAAACCTACGTGCATCCAAAGGCATGTCACCAAAAGAATCGCTTGACTTAACCATCAATGCCAAAAACGAAGGGTTATATGGTCGTTTCGAAGCAGTCTTAAATAAGCTGGCCAATCTTTCTTCACTTAATTTCGGCGAGAAAGTAACCAATTCACTCAGCTTTGTGGTTAAGTCTGACGAGTGCTTTGTCCCTATGGGTGACTCTATCAATGTAGAAGAGGAAAAAGAGAATATCCGGAGGGAAATCGACTACACCAAAGGCTTCTTAAATTCGGTGATGAAAAAACTAAGCAACGAACGGTTTGTCGCAGGAGCACCTGCGCAGGTTATAGAAATGGAGCGTAAGAAACAAGCTGATGCTGAAGGCAAAATCAAAGCCTTGGAGGAAAGTTTGATAAAGCTTGGATAA
- a CDS encoding GreA/GreB family elongation factor, translating to MSRGFVKEDDQEETPLVPPRADLPDDVINYVTENGMEELLAEKQGLIEEKSAIEAATEQEKRIASNFINAKIHLLEERISSTKIIALDEQPKNEIRFGATVTLKIGNSPKTQNYQIVGVDEADIAKNKISFISPIARILIGKKVGEQATLKLAKENRVFEVMKIRY from the coding sequence ATGAGCAGAGGATTTGTAAAAGAAGATGATCAGGAAGAAACCCCTCTAGTACCACCAAGAGCTGATTTGCCAGATGATGTCATAAATTATGTCACCGAAAATGGAATGGAAGAGCTCCTTGCCGAAAAACAAGGGCTGATCGAGGAAAAATCCGCTATAGAGGCTGCCACAGAACAGGAAAAACGAATTGCATCAAATTTCATTAATGCTAAAATTCATTTGCTCGAAGAACGGATCTCCAGCACCAAAATAATAGCATTGGACGAACAGCCCAAAAATGAAATTCGGTTTGGAGCAACTGTCACCCTAAAAATCGGAAATAGTCCTAAAACCCAGAATTACCAGATTGTAGGTGTGGATGAAGCAGATATTGCCAAAAATAAAATATCCTTTATCTCACCCATAGCCAGGATATTGATCGGCAAGAAAGTTGGAGAGCAAGCAACTTTAAAATTGGCTAAAGAGAACAGAGTTTTTGAGGTGATGAAAATAAGGTATTGA
- a CDS encoding alpha/beta fold hydrolase, which translates to MSFLKHSKGKEPVEIFYQDYGKGKPVILIHGWPLSHQSWEGQIRTLVEEGFRVVAYDRRGFGNSSQPWGDYDYTTLAGDLNELILQLDLKEVTLVGFSMGGGEVVRYFTEFGADRISKAALIASIIPLVAQKDDNPEGVPQKALDEILAALKSDRLGFLKEFHKNFYNYKKDAAGVSEANLEFDFSVASHASPIATIKAAEAWAGTDFRSELKNVKVPTLIVHGDEDNIVPYKTSGEQAAKGITDNTYHLIKGAPHGLNLTHGDELNKLLLDFLKK; encoded by the coding sequence ATGTCATTTTTGAAACACAGTAAAGGAAAAGAACCGGTAGAGATTTTCTATCAGGATTATGGAAAAGGGAAACCTGTCATCTTAATACATGGCTGGCCATTGAGTCATCAGAGCTGGGAAGGTCAGATCAGGACGTTGGTGGAGGAGGGATTCAGGGTCGTTGCCTACGATAGGAGGGGGTTTGGTAATTCATCCCAACCATGGGGAGATTATGATTATACAACCTTAGCGGGTGATTTGAATGAATTGATCCTTCAGCTTGATCTTAAAGAGGTGACTTTAGTTGGCTTTAGTATGGGTGGGGGAGAAGTGGTGAGGTATTTTACTGAGTTTGGTGCAGATCGTATTTCAAAAGCTGCACTCATTGCATCCATAATTCCACTTGTGGCACAGAAAGATGATAATCCTGAGGGCGTTCCGCAAAAGGCTTTGGATGAGATCCTCGCTGCTCTAAAATCAGATAGATTGGGATTTCTAAAGGAATTTCATAAGAACTTCTATAATTATAAAAAAGATGCAGCGGGCGTGAGTGAGGCAAATCTGGAATTTGATTTTTCTGTTGCTTCTCATGCATCTCCTATCGCTACCATCAAGGCCGCAGAGGCCTGGGCTGGCACGGACTTCAGATCCGAATTGAAAAATGTTAAAGTTCCTACCTTGATTGTCCATGGAGATGAGGACAATATTGTGCCTTACAAGACTTCTGGAGAACAGGCGGCAAAAGGAATTACCGATAATACCTACCATCTAATCAAAGGAGCCCCGCATGGCTTAAACCTCACACATGGGGATGAATTGAATAAGCTTTTGTTGGATTTCCTGAAAAAGTAA
- a CDS encoding SRPBCC domain-containing protein: MNNALIVNKEKLTHTTPKEIWEVITATYYFDNWMFVPGKAEENKSFGLGSNIKWINEKNIVYLTGEVISFVPQRKFVISLQDISWKAEVPKGTVTYEYHLIETDKGTKVKFYLGDLSIDPEGQRWFDAYNESDEIGAIEKLIERRKTS, from the coding sequence ATGAATAACGCTCTTATAGTTAACAAAGAAAAATTGACACATACTACCCCAAAAGAAATTTGGGAGGTAATCACTGCCACTTACTACTTCGATAACTGGATGTTTGTTCCGGGAAAAGCTGAAGAAAATAAATCCTTTGGCTTAGGAAGCAACATCAAATGGATTAATGAGAAAAACATTGTTTATCTCACAGGAGAAGTGATTTCATTTGTTCCTCAACGAAAATTTGTGATTTCATTGCAGGATATAAGTTGGAAAGCTGAAGTACCAAAAGGAACTGTAACCTACGAGTATCATTTAATCGAAACAGATAAAGGCACAAAGGTGAAATTTTACTTAGGCGACTTGTCAATCGATCCAGAAGGACAACGTTGGTTCGATGCTTACAATGAAAGTGATGAAATCGGAGCTATAGAAAAATTAATTGAGCGTAGAAAAACTTCATAA
- a CDS encoding VOC family protein, producing MKPKQIWANLGVENIERTKEFYQALGFKLNGHPSKELVSFFFSADGFVIHFFEKEKLKASLEGELSDLSQGNEIMFTLSAASKSEFDQWIDEIENAGGTVFFDSNKDRKAFYDENGFYVCVFADPDGHKFNLLYSDTM from the coding sequence ATGAAACCAAAACAAATCTGGGCAAACTTAGGGGTAGAAAATATCGAAAGGACGAAGGAATTTTACCAAGCATTGGGATTTAAGCTAAATGGTCATCCTAGCAAGGAGCTTGTGAGTTTCTTTTTTAGTGCTGATGGATTCGTAATTCACTTCTTCGAAAAGGAAAAATTGAAAGCGAGTCTAGAGGGGGAATTATCTGATCTCAGCCAAGGAAACGAAATCATGTTTACGCTCTCGGCAGCTAGTAAAAGTGAATTTGATCAGTGGATAGATGAAATAGAAAATGCGGGAGGAACGGTTTTTTTCGACTCCAATAAGGATAGAAAGGCTTTTTACGATGAAAATGGTTTTTACGTTTGTGTATTTGCAGATCCTGACGGCCACAAGTTCAACCTTTTATACAGTGACACTATGTAA
- a CDS encoding MFS transporter has product MYQINQSEQKTGKSNLWWALTLLCTSFFMVVTDSTSVYSALPSIEEELEFSLGGSEWIIIIYMLVFAGLVLLGGRISDYFGRRRMFTIGVIFFTLSAVLCGFSWSGEVLIFARLLQGISAAIMTPAALSIVINTFTDSKERNKAIGIWGAMGGIGATGGLLIGGPTTEWLGWEWIFFINLPIGILVLILTPFLLKESNDRTISDFDMAGAILVTAFLLMTAYLITGIPKHGLLSIPTLSLCIVSFLLLTAFIRVEKHAKSPLVPFRIFQSQTLVGGNLLILFAGMSVDGMLYIFTMFVQQLLGYTAFQFGLTMTAMTALSVVGVYAGQYFVSNYGLRAVGIMGMALLGIGMASINLLPVEHNTWLMLIALSVFGIGMGTSFVSAQIAALSNVNEADSGLASGIVETAFSVGGALGIAILATVSQVFSDNANPAVLTSSGVTHAFNIVVAFALVGIAISNYYFKKLYLG; this is encoded by the coding sequence ATGTACCAAATCAATCAATCAGAGCAGAAAACAGGCAAATCAAATCTATGGTGGGCCCTGACATTACTTTGCACATCTTTTTTCATGGTAGTTACGGATTCTACCAGTGTTTATTCCGCACTGCCCTCTATTGAGGAAGAACTTGAGTTCTCATTAGGTGGATCCGAATGGATAATTATTATTTATATGTTGGTTTTTGCAGGGTTGGTATTATTAGGTGGCCGCATCTCCGATTATTTTGGACGAAGGCGAATGTTTACAATAGGGGTAATATTTTTTACACTTTCCGCTGTACTCTGTGGATTTTCTTGGTCTGGTGAGGTACTTATTTTTGCCAGACTTCTTCAAGGTATTTCTGCTGCAATAATGACACCCGCCGCTTTGTCTATTGTTATCAACACGTTCACTGACAGCAAAGAAAGAAACAAAGCTATTGGAATATGGGGAGCGATGGGAGGTATTGGCGCAACCGGTGGTTTGTTGATTGGAGGCCCCACAACCGAATGGCTGGGCTGGGAATGGATTTTTTTCATCAATCTTCCAATTGGCATTTTGGTTTTGATATTGACCCCATTTCTACTGAAAGAAAGTAATGACAGAACAATCTCAGACTTTGATATGGCAGGAGCCATACTGGTTACTGCTTTTTTATTGATGACAGCCTATCTAATTACAGGTATTCCGAAGCATGGGTTACTAAGCATTCCCACTCTATCGTTATGTATAGTAAGTTTCTTGCTCCTAACAGCATTTATAAGGGTAGAAAAACATGCGAAATCACCGCTTGTCCCTTTTCGAATATTTCAATCTCAAACACTGGTAGGAGGCAATTTATTGATATTATTTGCAGGAATGTCCGTGGATGGAATGCTGTATATTTTCACGATGTTCGTCCAGCAATTGCTGGGATATACTGCATTTCAGTTTGGCTTAACTATGACAGCAATGACTGCTTTGTCCGTAGTGGGTGTATATGCAGGCCAGTATTTCGTCTCAAATTATGGATTGCGTGCGGTAGGAATAATGGGAATGGCCTTGCTGGGCATAGGAATGGCATCAATTAATCTCTTACCTGTCGAACACAATACATGGCTTATGCTGATTGCATTATCTGTTTTTGGTATAGGAATGGGAACTTCGTTCGTCTCTGCCCAAATTGCAGCCTTGTCAAATGTAAATGAGGCGGACTCGGGTCTCGCTTCGGGTATAGTAGAAACTGCCTTCAGCGTAGGTGGTGCGCTGGGAATTGCTATTCTGGCTACCGTTTCGCAGGTATTTTCCGATAATGCAAATCCTGCGGTTTTAACATCTTCCGGAGTAACTCACGCCTTTAATATAGTAGTTGCATTTGCTCTCGTAGGCATAGCTATTTCCAATTATTACTTTAAAAAATTATATCTGGGATAA
- a CDS encoding GlxA family transcriptional regulator produces the protein MHISILLPEGNISASNLEATYKMFTMANDALVKSGNVPKFVVQLVAANLEKKSSNNIFDIKADVTTQNLEKTDLIIIPAVHGPYKAVVDSNKNLVPWLVEQYRKGAEIASLCIGAFILASSGLLDGRDCTTHWMAAEEFKAMFPLVNLQDDKIITDENGIYTSGGAYSSLNLNLYLIEKFIGREMAVRHSKIFEIDIDRNSQSPFIIFNTQKKHDDVLMQKAQLYIEQNYSESITVSELCARFSIGRRTFERRFSKAINNTVIEYLQRVRVEAAKKMFEKNYLNISEVMYSVGYTDGTAFRKVFLKIVGITPSAYQKRYARIN, from the coding sequence ATGCATATTTCCATTCTATTGCCAGAAGGCAACATTAGCGCAAGTAATTTAGAAGCGACCTATAAGATGTTTACCATGGCAAATGATGCATTGGTGAAATCTGGTAATGTTCCAAAGTTTGTAGTTCAGTTAGTGGCAGCAAATCTAGAGAAGAAGTCAAGCAACAACATATTCGACATTAAAGCTGATGTTACTACGCAGAATCTCGAAAAAACGGATTTGATTATTATACCTGCCGTACATGGTCCATACAAAGCGGTAGTTGATTCTAACAAAAACTTGGTTCCATGGCTGGTCGAGCAATATAGAAAAGGCGCAGAAATCGCCAGCTTATGCATTGGTGCATTTATATTGGCCAGTTCGGGTTTGCTGGATGGAAGGGATTGCACCACGCATTGGATGGCTGCGGAAGAATTCAAGGCTATGTTTCCCCTTGTGAATTTGCAGGACGACAAAATAATAACCGATGAAAATGGGATTTATACCAGTGGTGGTGCCTATTCTTCACTTAATCTCAATTTATATTTAATTGAGAAATTCATAGGACGTGAAATGGCTGTCAGGCATTCTAAAATTTTTGAGATAGACATTGATCGTAACAGTCAGTCGCCATTTATCATTTTTAATACACAAAAAAAACATGATGATGTGCTGATGCAGAAGGCTCAGTTGTATATAGAGCAAAATTACAGCGAAAGCATTACCGTAAGTGAGCTATGTGCAAGGTTTAGTATAGGCCGAAGAACTTTTGAGCGTAGATTTTCTAAAGCAATCAATAATACAGTGATAGAGTACTTACAACGTGTGAGAGTAGAAGCAGCGAAAAAAATGTTTGAAAAGAACTACTTGAATATCAGTGAGGTCATGTACAGCGTTGGCTATACCGATGGGACTGCTTTTAGAAAGGTGTTTCTCAAGATTGTAGGAATTACGCCATCCGCCTATCAGAAGCGATATGCTAGGATTAATTAG
- a CDS encoding ATP-binding protein, translated as MEYFDRHIKDKAISLLGKFPTLAITGPRQSGKTTFARKLKPDYTYVNLELPETRNFAKSDPLAFLRAYQNGVILDEVQWVPELFSYLQVLTDERNILGEYILTGSQNFLLSNQITQSLAGRVAMLNLLPFSKAELSGHIPIQSWEALTVNGGYPRKYQFDIAPNDYYPNYIQTYIERDVRQILNVMDLGNFQKFLQLLAGRVGQIFNQSNFSNELGIDQKTVNAWLTVLETSFIAFRLPSYYRNFNKRILKSPKVYFYDTGVLCSLLGIKRAEDLNVHFARGPLFENLVILELMKKELNAGNIPAIYYWRDSHQNEVDLLQENDGKLTAIEIKSSETYHSDFLKGLKYFQKTAPESAAKLIYAGNLNHEREGIQISNFQNL; from the coding sequence ATGGAGTATTTTGATAGACATATAAAAGACAAGGCAATATCGCTTTTAGGCAAATTTCCCACGCTAGCCATCACAGGTCCACGACAATCCGGAAAAACTACCTTTGCAAGAAAATTGAAACCAGATTATACTTATGTAAATCTGGAGCTACCAGAAACAAGGAACTTTGCCAAATCTGATCCATTAGCTTTTCTTAGAGCATATCAAAACGGAGTCATTCTAGATGAAGTCCAGTGGGTTCCCGAGTTATTCTCCTATTTACAGGTATTAACTGACGAGAGAAATATTCTTGGCGAATATATTCTGACTGGCTCCCAAAACTTTCTTCTATCTAATCAAATCACCCAATCCCTAGCGGGACGGGTAGCTATGTTAAATTTACTCCCATTTTCAAAGGCAGAACTATCCGGGCATATCCCAATCCAATCTTGGGAAGCTCTGACCGTAAATGGTGGCTATCCAAGAAAATATCAGTTTGACATCGCGCCTAACGACTACTATCCCAATTACATTCAAACTTACATCGAGCGTGACGTGAGACAAATCCTGAATGTGATGGATCTGGGGAATTTCCAAAAATTCCTCCAATTACTCGCTGGAAGAGTTGGTCAAATATTCAATCAAAGCAATTTTTCAAATGAACTTGGAATCGATCAGAAAACCGTAAATGCGTGGCTTACCGTGCTGGAAACATCTTTCATTGCATTTAGACTTCCTTCTTATTATCGTAATTTCAATAAGCGGATTTTGAAGTCACCGAAAGTGTATTTTTACGATACTGGAGTACTATGCAGTTTATTGGGAATAAAACGCGCAGAAGATTTGAATGTGCATTTTGCACGGGGTCCCCTATTTGAAAACCTGGTAATTCTGGAACTCATGAAAAAAGAACTCAATGCCGGAAATATTCCAGCCATATATTATTGGAGAGACAGTCATCAAAATGAAGTGGATCTTTTGCAAGAAAATGATGGGAAATTGACGGCTATAGAAATAAAATCGTCGGAAACCTATCATTCAGATTTTCTCAAAGGCTTGAAATACTTCCAAAAAACAGCTCCTGAAAGTGCTGCAAAACTCATCTACGCGGGAAATCTAAACCATGAACGAGAAGGAATACAGATCAGTAATTTTCAAAATTTATAA
- a CDS encoding DUF4260 domain-containing protein, which yields MRNLLKLEEAAIFLLSIYLFSILDFAWWWFPALLLVPDIGMIGYLFSPKVGAFIYNLFHHRLAAAGVACYGLVFENEYWILAGIILFAHISFDRMMGYGLKFNDSFHHTHLGGIGKIDKS from the coding sequence ATGAGGAACTTATTAAAATTGGAAGAGGCCGCAATATTTCTGCTAAGCATTTATTTATTCAGCATACTGGACTTTGCCTGGTGGTGGTTTCCAGCGCTCTTGCTGGTTCCTGACATAGGAATGATCGGGTATTTATTCAGTCCGAAAGTTGGAGCTTTCATTTATAATCTATTTCATCACCGGTTGGCGGCTGCCGGTGTTGCTTGCTACGGACTGGTATTTGAAAATGAGTATTGGATACTTGCCGGGATTATCCTATTTGCTCACATTTCCTTTGATAGAATGATGGGCTACGGCTTGAAATTCAACGACAGTTTTCACCATACGCATCTTGGAGGCATTGGAAAAATCGACAAAAGTTGA
- a CDS encoding Crp/Fnr family transcriptional regulator, with the protein MTELEQNIISYFGVMREDSLQAISSRFHPETLKKGDYFLKTDKPCNKLSFIKSGLLRVYKQTEDKEVTQWISSPGYFVADLSSLLFGTPARWTIEALTDAELFTISGEDYKSIGNVVPNWHELEKLFIAKCFTFLEDRVFTHLSMTAEERYLHFFEYNKELFNQVPLQYIASMLGMTPETFSRIRNKQLSSTS; encoded by the coding sequence ATGACAGAACTCGAACAAAATATAATTAGCTACTTTGGGGTGATGCGTGAGGATAGTTTGCAGGCTATAAGCTCACGCTTTCACCCGGAAACGCTGAAAAAGGGAGATTACTTTTTGAAAACAGATAAGCCTTGCAACAAGCTTAGTTTTATAAAATCAGGGCTTTTGAGAGTCTATAAGCAAACCGAAGACAAGGAAGTAACCCAATGGATTTCTAGTCCAGGCTATTTTGTGGCAGATCTTTCCAGTTTACTTTTTGGCACTCCAGCTCGCTGGACTATCGAAGCCTTGACGGATGCTGAGCTTTTCACCATCAGCGGAGAAGATTACAAGTCCATCGGAAATGTTGTTCCCAATTGGCATGAGCTTGAAAAGCTGTTTATAGCCAAATGCTTTACCTTTTTGGAAGACCGTGTATTCACTCACTTGTCCATGACTGCCGAAGAACGCTATTTGCATTTCTTTGAGTACAATAAGGAGCTTTTCAACCAAGTTCCGCTTCAATACATCGCATCAATGCTTGGCATGACACCGGAAACTTTCAGTAGAATCAGAAATAAACAACTCAGCTCAACTTCTTGA